The Pseudomonas eucalypticola genome has a window encoding:
- the hisI gene encoding phosphoribosyl-AMP cyclohydrolase: MKDWLDEINWNSDGLVPAIAQDHKTGRVLMMAWMNREALALTAAENRAIYWSRSRGKLWRKGEDSGHVQHLHEMRLDCDADVIILMVEQVGDIACHTGRQSCFYRVHENGEWKTVDPVLKDPKAIYQAGHSHE; encoded by the coding sequence ATGAAAGACTGGCTGGACGAGATCAACTGGAACAGCGATGGCCTTGTACCGGCCATCGCCCAGGATCACAAGACCGGGCGCGTGCTGATGATGGCCTGGATGAACCGCGAGGCCCTGGCCCTGACCGCGGCCGAGAACCGCGCCATCTACTGGTCGCGCTCGCGCGGCAAGCTGTGGCGCAAGGGCGAGGACTCCGGCCACGTGCAGCACCTGCACGAAATGCGCCTGGACTGCGACGCCGACGTCATCATCCTGATGGTCGAACAAGTAGGCGACATTGCCTGCCATACTGGTCGTCAGAGCTGCTTCTATCGCGTCCACGAAAACGGCGAATGGAAAACCGTCGACCCCGTGCTCAAGGACCCGAAGGCCATCTACCAGGCAGGACACAGCCATGAATGA
- the ubiB gene encoding ubiquinone biosynthesis regulatory protein kinase UbiB, with product MKLLAVRRLLRIQRVVIRYRLDDLLFALPLPWFLRITRFGMPWRWLPRKRLELSRGAALRLALQDLGPIFIKFGQLLSTRRDLLPEDIADELMLLQDRVPPFDPQQAVKLIEEQLGKTISEVFSRFDVEPLASASVAQVHSAQLRTGEEVVVKVVRPGLKPIIGQDLAWLFLLARWAEKFSADARLLHPVDVVADYEKTIYDELDLLREAANSSQLRRNFEDSDMLYVPQVYWDWCRPKVLVMERIYGIQVTDLATLADQRTDMKLLAERGVEIFFTQVFRDSFFHADMHPGNIFISTVAPWSPKYIAIDCGIVGSLTPEDQDYLARNLFAFFKRDYRRVAQLHIDSGWVPAETKLNEFEAAIRTVCEPIFEKPLKDISFGQVLMRLFQTARRFNMEVQPQLVLLQKTLLNIEGLGRQLYPDLDLWTTAQPFLERWMRERMSPKNLFHNVQSQVEQLPHLANMTRDLLERMSQPHARDPSPPWRQPNERRLVRVVGGVLLAGGATLAATGGAIDTLAAWPAWVMLAAGLYLVAR from the coding sequence ATGAAGCTGCTTGCCGTCCGCCGTTTGTTGCGCATCCAGCGCGTCGTGATCCGCTACCGTCTCGATGACTTGCTATTTGCCCTCCCCCTGCCGTGGTTCCTGCGCATCACGCGCTTTGGCATGCCCTGGCGCTGGTTGCCGCGCAAGCGCCTGGAGCTCAGCCGTGGCGCTGCCCTGCGCCTGGCCTTGCAGGACCTGGGGCCGATCTTCATCAAGTTCGGCCAACTGCTGTCCACCCGCCGCGACCTGCTGCCTGAAGACATCGCCGATGAACTGATGCTGCTGCAGGACCGGGTGCCACCCTTCGACCCGCAACAGGCGGTGAAACTGATCGAAGAGCAACTGGGCAAGACCATCAGCGAGGTGTTCAGCCGCTTCGATGTCGAGCCGCTGGCGTCTGCCTCGGTGGCCCAGGTGCATTCGGCGCAACTGCGCACGGGTGAAGAAGTCGTCGTCAAGGTAGTGCGCCCCGGCCTCAAGCCGATCATCGGCCAGGACCTGGCGTGGCTGTTCCTGCTGGCGCGCTGGGCAGAAAAGTTTTCCGCCGACGCCCGCCTGCTGCACCCGGTGGACGTGGTGGCCGACTACGAGAAGACCATCTACGACGAACTGGACCTGCTGCGCGAAGCCGCCAACTCCAGCCAGCTGCGGCGCAACTTCGAAGACTCGGACATGCTCTACGTGCCCCAGGTGTACTGGGACTGGTGCCGGCCAAAGGTGCTGGTGATGGAGCGCATCTACGGCATCCAGGTCACTGACCTGGCCACCCTGGCCGACCAGCGTACCGACATGAAGCTGCTGGCAGAGCGCGGGGTGGAGATCTTCTTCACCCAGGTGTTCCGCGACAGCTTCTTCCACGCCGACATGCACCCAGGCAACATCTTCATCAGCACCGTGGCGCCGTGGAGCCCGAAATACATCGCCATCGACTGCGGCATCGTCGGCAGCCTCACGCCCGAAGACCAGGATTACCTGGCGCGCAACCTGTTTGCGTTCTTCAAGCGTGACTACCGGCGTGTAGCGCAATTGCACATCGACTCAGGCTGGGTACCGGCGGAAACCAAGCTCAACGAGTTCGAAGCGGCGATCCGTACCGTGTGCGAGCCGATCTTCGAGAAGCCGTTGAAGGACATTTCCTTCGGCCAGGTGCTGATGCGCCTGTTCCAGACCGCCCGGCGCTTCAACATGGAAGTGCAGCCGCAGCTTGTTCTTCTGCAGAAAACCCTGCTGAACATCGAAGGCCTGGGCCGCCAGCTCTACCCGGACCTGGACTTGTGGACCACCGCCCAGCCGTTCCTGGAACGCTGGATGCGCGAGCGCATGAGCCCCAAGAACCTGTTCCATAACGTGCAATCGCAAGTGGAGCAATTGCCCCACCTGGCCAACATGACCCGCGACCTGCTCGAACGCATGTCGCAACCGCATGCCCGCGACCCCTCGCCGCCGTGGCGCCAGCCCAACGAACGGCGCCTGGTGCGGGTGGTGGGTGGCGTGCTGCTGGCCGGTGGTGCCACACTGGCCGCCACGGGCGGTGCCATCGACACCCTGGCCGCCTGGCCGGCCTGGGTGATGCTGGCCGCAGGCCTTTACCTGGTCGCGCGTTGA
- a CDS encoding ubiquinone biosynthesis accessory factor UbiJ, with amino-acid sequence MLYSGLIASAEHGLNRVLRLDSTALPRLARLAGKVIEVDCLMPAMKLFILPSGEGLMLASQWAAPADCVLQAPASSLVQLAVSQDKPAVLHSPQVDLSGDSGVLLELVGVLQDLELDWEYELQRWLGPVASQLISSHLRRDAGWVRKGVASVNQNMAEYLAEETRTLVGKHEAEARFAELDELKVDVERLEARLERLVRSLNSSDNA; translated from the coding sequence ATGCTGTACAGCGGCCTGATCGCCAGCGCGGAACACGGCCTGAACCGTGTGCTGCGCCTGGACAGCACCGCCCTGCCACGGCTGGCGCGCCTGGCTGGCAAGGTCATCGAAGTCGATTGCCTGATGCCCGCCATGAAGCTGTTCATCCTGCCCAGCGGTGAAGGCCTGATGCTGGCCAGCCAATGGGCAGCGCCGGCCGACTGCGTGCTGCAGGCCCCGGCCAGCAGCCTGGTACAGCTGGCGGTCAGCCAGGACAAGCCCGCGGTGCTGCACAGCCCCCAGGTCGACCTGAGCGGCGACAGCGGCGTGCTGCTGGAGCTGGTGGGCGTGCTCCAGGACCTGGAGCTGGACTGGGAATACGAGCTGCAACGCTGGCTCGGCCCGGTGGCCAGCCAATTGATCAGCAGCCACCTGCGCCGCGACGCCGGCTGGGTACGCAAAGGCGTGGCCAGCGTGAACCAGAACATGGCCGAGTACCTGGCCGAAGAAACACGAACCCTGGTGGGCAAGCATGAAGCCGAAGCCAGGTTCGCCGAACTCGACGAACTCAAAGTCGATGTCGAACGCCTCGAAGCGCGCCTAGAGCGCCTCGTCCGATCCCTCAACTCCAGCGATAACGCATGA
- the ubiE gene encoding bifunctional demethylmenaquinone methyltransferase/2-methoxy-6-polyprenyl-1,4-benzoquinol methylase UbiE: MTDQRKASDAEPTTHFGYKNVPESKKAEKVAEVFHSVAAKYDLMNDVLSGGMHRLWKRFAIELSGVRSGNRVLDIAGGTGDLTRKFSNLVGSTGEVVLADINESMLKVGRDRLLDLGVAGNVKFVQADAEKLPFPDNYFDCVTIAFGLRNVTHKEDAIASMLRVLKPGGRLLVLEFSKPTNKLMSKVYDAYSFAFMPLAGKLITNDSESYRYLAESIRMHPDQETLKAMMVQAGFDRVTYHNMTSGIVALHRGIKP; encoded by the coding sequence ATGACCGATCAGCGCAAAGCCAGCGATGCCGAACCCACCACCCACTTCGGCTACAAGAATGTGCCCGAAAGCAAGAAGGCCGAGAAGGTCGCCGAGGTGTTCCACTCGGTAGCGGCCAAATACGACCTGATGAACGACGTGCTTTCGGGTGGCATGCACCGGCTGTGGAAACGCTTCGCCATCGAACTGTCGGGCGTGCGCAGCGGCAACCGCGTGCTGGACATCGCCGGCGGCACGGGCGACCTGACCCGCAAGTTCTCCAACCTGGTGGGCAGCACCGGTGAAGTGGTGCTGGCCGACATCAACGAGTCCATGCTCAAGGTCGGCCGCGACCGCCTGCTGGACCTGGGCGTGGCCGGCAACGTCAAGTTCGTCCAGGCCGACGCCGAGAAGCTGCCGTTCCCGGACAACTATTTCGACTGCGTGACCATCGCGTTCGGCCTGCGCAACGTCACCCACAAGGAAGACGCCATTGCCTCCATGCTGCGGGTGCTCAAGCCGGGCGGCCGCCTGCTGGTGCTGGAGTTCTCCAAGCCCACCAACAAGCTGATGTCCAAGGTCTACGATGCCTACTCGTTCGCCTTCATGCCATTGGCTGGCAAGCTGATCACCAACGACTCGGAAAGCTACCGCTACCTGGCCGAATCGATCCGCATGCACCCCGACCAGGAAACCCTCAAGGCCATGATGGTGCAGGCCGGTTTCGACCGCGTTACCTACCACAACATGACCTCAGGCATCGTCGCCCTGCACCGGGGCATCAAGCCCTGA
- a CDS encoding polyhydroxyalkanoic acid system family protein encodes MTQISVERKHSLGREAARQKAEVLVDELAREYDLQARWDGDTVEVKRSGASGTIRIDDDTIRVDLKLGMMLSIMGSSIKGEIEKALDKALVA; translated from the coding sequence ATGACGCAAATCAGCGTTGAGCGCAAACACAGCCTGGGGCGCGAAGCGGCCCGGCAGAAAGCCGAGGTGCTGGTGGACGAACTAGCCAGGGAATACGACCTGCAGGCACGCTGGGACGGCGACACCGTGGAAGTGAAGCGCAGTGGTGCCAGTGGCACCATCCGCATCGACGATGACACCATTCGCGTGGACTTGAAGCTGGGCATGATGCTTTCGATCATGGGTTCGTCCATCAAGGGCGAGATCGAGAAGGCGCTGGACAAGGCCCTGGTGGCCTGA
- the cptA gene encoding phosphoethanolamine transferase CptA — MTTASSAVPRRTRTDWAGLGWLFLFFWYFSGVTQALIQFAGTTGFQGFRDAFFLSALWLIPALLFPSRTKLIAAVLGIALFLCSLGSLFYFLVYHQEFSQSVIFIMFESNNAEASEYLGQYFQWWMVPTFLLYAAVPVFIWTRLRPVRINTTKAIAVSLALVLGLVVWPLIKAVKKKGSYESGMESFQGRMEPAVPWQLVIGYSNYLKQLDGMQDMLALDAKIPPLTNLKDTMAGQPSTLVLVIGESTNRGHMSLYGYGRDTNPELSKMRDQLSVFNDVVTPRPYTIEALQQVLTFADEEHPDQFLKTPSIVKMMKQAGYKTYWITNQQTLTKRNTMLTTFSEQADEQVYLNNNRNQNARQYDGDVVEPFAKVLGDSAPRKLIIIHLLGTHVSYQYRFPPEFAKFTDNVGVPPSVTGERLATYNDYDNAVLYNDFVISSLIKKFQAADPNGFLLYLSDHGEDVYDSGDHTNLGRNEGNPTSAMYTIPFMAWASPKWKADHAWGFQGDVNRPYSSQNLIHTFADMAGLSFNEFDPTKSLVNDKFVVRPRLIGDPYNPKALRDYATLEPKADTGTAVVQK, encoded by the coding sequence ATGACCACCGCCTCTTCCGCCGTTCCACGCCGTACCCGCACCGATTGGGCAGGGCTTGGCTGGCTGTTTCTATTCTTCTGGTATTTCTCAGGCGTTACACAGGCACTGATCCAGTTCGCCGGCACCACGGGTTTCCAGGGCTTTCGCGACGCCTTCTTCCTCAGTGCCCTGTGGCTGATTCCGGCGCTGCTGTTCCCGTCCCGCACGAAACTGATCGCCGCGGTGCTCGGTATCGCCCTGTTCCTGTGCTCGCTGGGGAGCCTGTTCTACTTCCTGGTCTACCACCAGGAGTTCTCCCAGAGCGTGATCTTCATCATGTTCGAGTCCAACAACGCCGAAGCCAGCGAATACCTGGGCCAGTACTTCCAGTGGTGGATGGTGCCGACCTTCCTGCTGTATGCCGCCGTGCCGGTGTTCATCTGGACCCGCCTGCGGCCGGTACGCATCAACACCACCAAGGCCATCGCGGTCAGCCTGGCGCTGGTCCTCGGGCTGGTGGTATGGCCGTTGATCAAGGCGGTAAAAAAGAAGGGCAGCTACGAAAGCGGCATGGAGTCGTTCCAGGGGCGCATGGAACCCGCCGTGCCATGGCAGTTGGTGATCGGCTACAGCAACTACCTCAAGCAGCTGGACGGCATGCAGGACATGCTGGCCCTGGATGCCAAGATCCCGCCCCTCACCAACCTCAAGGACACCATGGCTGGCCAGCCGTCGACCCTGGTGCTGGTGATCGGCGAGTCCACCAACCGCGGGCACATGAGCCTGTATGGCTATGGCCGTGACACCAACCCTGAACTGTCGAAGATGCGCGACCAGTTGAGCGTGTTCAACGACGTGGTAACCCCGCGCCCCTACACCATCGAAGCGCTGCAGCAGGTACTGACGTTCGCCGACGAGGAACACCCGGACCAGTTCCTCAAGACCCCGTCGATCGTGAAGATGATGAAACAGGCAGGCTACAAAACCTACTGGATCACCAACCAGCAGACCCTGACCAAGCGCAACACCATGCTCACCACTTTCTCCGAACAGGCCGACGAGCAGGTGTACCTGAACAACAACCGCAACCAGAACGCGCGGCAATACGACGGCGACGTGGTCGAACCCTTCGCCAAGGTGCTGGGCGACAGTGCTCCACGCAAGTTAATCATCATTCACTTGCTGGGCACCCACGTGAGCTACCAGTACCGCTTTCCGCCCGAGTTCGCCAAGTTCACCGACAACGTCGGCGTACCGCCGTCTGTCACAGGTGAGCGCCTGGCTACCTACAACGACTACGACAACGCGGTGCTGTACAACGATTTCGTGATTTCGAGCCTGATCAAGAAATTCCAGGCAGCAGACCCCAACGGCTTTTTGCTGTACCTGTCCGACCACGGTGAAGATGTGTACGACTCGGGGGACCACACCAACCTTGGGCGCAACGAAGGCAACCCGACGTCAGCGATGTACACCATCCCGTTCATGGCGTGGGCCTCGCCGAAATGGAAGGCCGACCACGCCTGGGGCTTCCAGGGCGACGTCAACCGGCCATACAGCAGCCAGAACCTGATTCATACGTTCGCGGACATGGCCGGGTTGAGCTTCAACGAATTCGACCCGACCAAGAGCCTGGTCAATGACAAGTTCGTCGTGCGCCCGCGCCTGATCGGCGACCCGTACAACCCCAAGGCCCTGCGCGACTACGCCACCCTCGAGCCGAAAGCCGATACCGGCACTGCGGTGGTGCAGAAATAA
- a CDS encoding phasin family protein, whose amino-acid sequence MAKAILKKKVQEPAEHAAGEVRSYARKIWLAGIGAYAKAGKEGVSYIKELIKTGEDVEKSGKKKIDAEIKAANTEIAEVKGEVKAELKSVKGKVELQLDRIESAFDSRVASALNRIGIPSKHDVETLSAKLDELTALLERVARKQ is encoded by the coding sequence ATGGCAAAAGCGATCCTGAAGAAAAAGGTCCAGGAACCGGCGGAGCATGCCGCCGGCGAAGTTCGTTCCTATGCGCGCAAGATCTGGCTGGCCGGTATCGGCGCCTACGCCAAGGCGGGCAAGGAAGGCGTCAGCTACATCAAGGAGCTGATCAAGACTGGCGAGGACGTCGAGAAATCCGGCAAGAAAAAGATCGACGCCGAGATCAAGGCCGCCAACACCGAAATCGCCGAAGTGAAGGGCGAGGTCAAAGCTGAGCTCAAGTCGGTGAAGGGCAAGGTGGAGCTGCAGCTCGACCGCATCGAAAGTGCATTCGATTCCCGCGTCGCCAGTGCCTTGAACCGCATCGGCATTCCATCTAAACATGATGTCGAGACACTCTCTGCTAAGCTCGATGAGCTGACGGCATTGCTCGAACGTGTCGCGCGTAAACAATAA
- a CDS encoding phasin family protein — MAGKKKVEKEGSSWVGEVEKYSRQIWLAGLGAYSKISNDGSKLFENLVKDGEKAEEEAKAEVDKGVDSVKSTAKTAKSRVGEVKDRALGKWGELEEAFDKRLNSAISRLGVPSRLEVKQLHSKVDTLTKQIEKLTGQSVTPISSRSTATKAAAKPAAKPLAKAAAKPVAKAASAAKSATKTAAKPVAEKTAAAAKTATKTATKAAAKPVAAAKAAAKPAPKPAAKKPAAKKPAAAKPATPAASAAPAASASTANSASPSAPAASSPSTPASAPQS; from the coding sequence ATGGCTGGCAAGAAGAAGGTTGAGAAAGAAGGCAGCTCCTGGGTCGGCGAGGTTGAAAAATACTCCCGTCAGATCTGGCTGGCTGGTTTAGGCGCTTACTCCAAGATCAGCAATGACGGCAGTAAGCTTTTCGAGAACCTGGTCAAGGATGGCGAGAAGGCCGAGGAAGAGGCCAAGGCCGAGGTGGACAAGGGCGTGGACTCGGTCAAGTCAACCGCCAAGACCGCCAAGTCGCGGGTGGGTGAAGTGAAGGATCGCGCGCTGGGCAAGTGGGGCGAACTGGAAGAAGCGTTCGACAAGCGTCTCAACAGTGCCATCTCGCGCCTGGGTGTACCCAGCCGCCTGGAGGTCAAGCAACTGCACAGCAAGGTCGACACGCTGACCAAGCAGATCGAAAAGCTGACGGGGCAGTCGGTGACGCCGATCTCCAGCCGTTCGACCGCCACCAAAGCAGCTGCCAAGCCCGCGGCCAAACCGCTGGCTAAAGCTGCGGCCAAACCGGTAGCCAAGGCAGCCTCGGCAGCCAAGTCGGCCACTAAAACTGCGGCCAAGCCGGTCGCGGAGAAAACCGCCGCAGCCGCCAAGACCGCCACCAAGACAGCCACCAAGGCGGCAGCCAAGCCGGTCGCGGCGGCCAAAGCCGCAGCCAAGCCTGCTCCAAAGCCGGCGGCCAAGAAGCCGGCCGCCAAGAAGCCTGCCGCTGCCAAGCCGGCTACCCCGGCGGCCAGCGCAGCGCCTGCTGCTTCGGCGTCCACCGCCAACAGCGCCTCGCCATCGGCCCCTGCTGCCAGCAGCCCGTCGACCCCGGCCAGCGCACCGCAGTCCTGA
- a CDS encoding TetR/AcrR family transcriptional regulator, whose protein sequence is MKTRDRILECALQLFNQQGEPNVSTMEIANEMGISPGNLYYHFHGKEPLILGLFERFEDELTPLLDPPEDVQLTAEDYWLFLHLIVERMAQYRFLFQDLSNLAGRLPKLARGVRSLLNAIKRTLASLLASLKAQGQVTSDTQALGQLVEQITLTLVFSLDYQRILGRDGEVGVVVYQIMMLVAPHLHPEPRQAAEQLALRYLEG, encoded by the coding sequence ATGAAGACCCGCGACCGTATCCTGGAATGTGCCCTGCAGTTGTTCAACCAGCAGGGCGAGCCCAATGTCTCGACCATGGAAATCGCCAATGAGATGGGCATCAGCCCTGGCAACCTGTACTACCACTTCCACGGCAAGGAGCCGCTGATACTGGGCTTGTTCGAGCGTTTCGAGGATGAGCTCACGCCCTTGCTCGACCCGCCCGAGGACGTGCAACTGACGGCTGAAGACTATTGGCTCTTCCTGCACCTGATCGTGGAGCGCATGGCCCAGTACCGCTTTCTGTTCCAGGACCTGTCCAACCTGGCCGGGCGTCTGCCCAAGCTGGCGCGGGGCGTGCGCAGCCTGCTCAACGCCATCAAGCGCACCCTGGCCTCGCTGCTGGCCAGCCTGAAGGCCCAGGGCCAGGTGACCAGCGACACCCAGGCGCTGGGCCAGCTGGTGGAGCAGATCACCCTCACGCTGGTATTTTCCCTGGATTACCAGCGCATCCTGGGGCGCGACGGCGAAGTCGGCGTAGTGGTTTACCAGATCATGATGCTGGTGGCCCCGCACCTGCACCCCGAACCACGCCAGGCAGCCGAGCAACTGGCGCTGCGCTACCTGGAAGGCTGA
- the phaC gene encoding class II poly(R)-hydroxyalkanoic acid synthase: MKDKPAKGQALTAASFMNAQSAITGLRGRDLVSTLRSLGRHSLLHPLHTARHALSLGSQLGRVLMGDTLHQPNPRDSRFSDPTWSLNPFYRRGLQAYLSWQKEVRTWIDDSGLPDDDRARAHFVFTLLNDALSPTNSLLNPLALKELFNSGGTSLFKGLGHLLDDLRHNDGLPRQVTREAFEVGKTVATTPGAVVFRNELLELIQYKPMSEKQYAKPLLIVPPQINKYYIFDLSPGNSFVQYALKNGLQVFTISWRNPDPRHREWGLSTYVQALEEALNVCRAITGAREVNLMGACAGGLTMAALQGVLQAKRQLRRVASATYLVSLLDSEIDSPATLFADEQALEAAKRRSYQHGVLDGRDMARVFAWMRPNDLIWNYFVNNYLLGKAPPAFDVLYWNNDNTRLPAALHGDLLDFFKHNPLTHAGGLEVCGTPIDLSKVTVDSFSVAGINDHITPWDAVYRSTLLLGGERRFILSNAGHVQSILNPPGNPKASYVENSRLSSDPRAWYYDAKHVEGSWWPQWLDCIQARSGTQRETLTALGNANYPTLDPAPGTYVLVR; the protein is encoded by the coding sequence ATGAAAGACAAACCAGCAAAGGGGCAGGCGCTGACTGCCGCCAGCTTCATGAACGCCCAGAGCGCGATCACCGGCCTGCGGGGTCGCGACCTGGTTTCCACCTTGCGCAGCCTGGGCCGCCACAGTCTGCTGCACCCGCTGCACACCGCCAGGCATGCTCTGTCCCTGGGCAGCCAGTTGGGCCGCGTACTGATGGGGGACACACTGCACCAGCCCAACCCTCGGGACAGCCGTTTCAGTGACCCCACCTGGAGCCTGAACCCTTTCTACCGCCGGGGGCTGCAGGCCTATCTGAGCTGGCAGAAGGAGGTCAGGACATGGATAGACGACAGCGGCCTGCCCGACGATGACCGTGCTCGCGCCCACTTCGTCTTCACCCTGCTCAACGACGCCCTGTCGCCCACCAACTCGCTGCTCAACCCCCTGGCGCTCAAGGAACTGTTCAACTCTGGCGGCACCAGCCTGTTCAAGGGGCTTGGGCACCTGCTGGACGACCTGCGGCACAACGATGGCCTGCCGCGCCAGGTGACCCGCGAAGCCTTCGAGGTGGGCAAGACGGTTGCCACCACGCCAGGCGCCGTGGTGTTTCGCAATGAACTGCTGGAGCTGATCCAGTACAAGCCCATGAGCGAAAAGCAGTACGCCAAGCCATTGCTGATCGTGCCGCCGCAGATCAACAAGTACTACATCTTCGATCTGAGCCCGGGCAACAGCTTTGTCCAATACGCCCTGAAGAACGGCCTCCAGGTGTTCACCATCAGTTGGCGCAACCCGGACCCGCGCCATCGCGAATGGGGCCTGTCCACCTACGTGCAAGCCCTGGAAGAAGCCCTCAACGTCTGCCGGGCCATCACCGGCGCACGGGAAGTGAACCTGATGGGCGCGTGCGCCGGGGGGTTGACCATGGCCGCCCTGCAAGGCGTGCTGCAAGCCAAACGGCAGTTGCGCCGCGTGGCCAGCGCCACTTACCTGGTGAGCCTGCTCGACAGCGAAATCGACAGCCCCGCCACCCTGTTCGCCGATGAACAAGCGCTGGAGGCCGCCAAGCGTCGTTCCTACCAGCATGGCGTGCTGGACGGTCGCGACATGGCGCGGGTGTTCGCCTGGATGCGCCCCAATGACCTGATCTGGAACTACTTCGTCAACAACTACCTGCTCGGCAAGGCGCCGCCGGCGTTCGACGTTTTGTACTGGAACAACGACAACACTCGTCTGCCCGCCGCGCTGCATGGCGACCTGCTGGATTTCTTCAAGCACAACCCGCTGACCCACGCGGGAGGCCTGGAGGTATGCGGCACCCCCATCGACCTGTCCAAGGTCACGGTGGACAGTTTCAGCGTGGCCGGCATCAATGACCACATCACGCCGTGGGACGCGGTGTACCGTTCCACCCTGCTGCTGGGCGGGGAGCGGCGTTTCATCCTGTCCAACGCAGGCCACGTGCAGAGCATTCTCAACCCGCCCGGCAATCCGAAGGCCTCCTACGTCGAGAACTCGCGACTGAGCAGCGACCCGCGGGCCTGGTACTACGATGCCAAGCATGTGGAGGGCAGCTGGTGGCCGCAATGGCTGGACTGTATACAGGCCCGCTCGGGCACCCAGCGCGAAACCCTGACAGCCCTTGGCAACGCCAACTACCCCACCCTGGACCCGGCGCCCGGCACTTACGTGCTGGTGCGCTGA
- the phaZ gene encoding poly(3-hydroxyalkanoate) depolymerase encodes MQQPYIFRTVDLDGQAIRTAVRPGKPHLTPLLIFNGIGANLELVFPFVEALDPDLEVIAFDVPGVGGSSTPSYPYRFPGLARLTARMLDYLDYGQVNAIGVSWGGALAQQFAYDYPERCKKLVLAATAAGAVMVPGKPKVLWMMASPRRYIQPSHVVRIAPEIYGGAFRRDPDLAMNHASKVRSSGKLGYYWQLFAGLGWTSIHWLHKIHQPTLVLAGDDDPLIPLINMRLLAWRIPNAQLHIIDDGHLFLITRAEAVAPIIMKFLQEERQRAVMHPQPAPFGGP; translated from the coding sequence ATGCAGCAACCGTACATCTTCCGGACCGTCGACCTGGATGGCCAAGCCATCCGCACGGCCGTCAGGCCCGGCAAGCCGCACCTGACGCCACTGCTGATCTTCAACGGTATCGGGGCCAACCTGGAACTGGTGTTCCCGTTCGTCGAGGCATTGGACCCGGACCTGGAAGTGATCGCATTCGACGTGCCCGGCGTCGGTGGCTCTTCGACGCCCAGCTACCCCTACCGCTTTCCTGGCCTGGCCAGGCTGACCGCGCGCATGCTCGACTACCTCGACTATGGCCAGGTCAATGCCATCGGTGTGTCCTGGGGGGGCGCCCTGGCGCAACAGTTCGCCTACGACTATCCGGAACGCTGCAAGAAACTGGTGCTGGCCGCCACGGCCGCCGGCGCGGTGATGGTACCGGGCAAACCCAAGGTGCTATGGATGATGGCCAGCCCCAGGCGCTACATCCAGCCCTCCCACGTGGTGCGCATCGCCCCGGAGATCTACGGCGGCGCCTTTCGCCGCGACCCGGACCTGGCCATGAACCACGCCAGCAAGGTGCGTTCGTCGGGCAAGCTGGGTTACTACTGGCAGCTGTTCGCGGGGCTGGGCTGGACCAGCATCCACTGGCTGCACAAGATCCACCAGCCGACCCTGGTGCTGGCTGGCGACGACGACCCGCTGATTCCGCTGATCAACATGCGCCTGCTGGCTTGGCGCATTCCCAATGCACAGTTGCACATCATCGACGACGGCCACCTGTTTCTCATTACCCGTGCCGAGGCCGTCGCCCCCATCATCATGAAGTTTCTCCAGGAAGAGCGCCAACGCGCGGTGATGCATCCGCAGCCGGCGCCGTTTGGCGGCCCCTGA